From the genome of Pseudomonadota bacterium, one region includes:
- a CDS encoding CPBP family intramembrane metalloprotease: MQVRTLKTLIFVGLAFGLSWTVAGLFVLIGGQWATPDSIPMALLYMFMPALAAVLVKGPICREPLSELGVSLRLNRWYLVAWLLAPLAAFAATGVSLAFPEVSFVTDLSGIHERMERVLSPAALAEGRTSSTDLPLHPFWLGLIQGLLAGPTLNAVAGFGEELGWRGFLDRELSDLGFWRSSWLIGAIWGLWHAPLILFGHNYPEHPEAGVVMMVVFCLLWSPLFSYVRKKAASVVAAAVLHGSINATAGVALMPLRGGSDLIVGATGLAGLIVLAALNIGLYALLKRQQHGPPRPAPILQGRI; encoded by the coding sequence ATGCAGGTACGCACCCTCAAGACGCTGATTTTTGTCGGCCTTGCCTTCGGGTTGAGCTGGACGGTCGCGGGGCTGTTCGTGCTGATAGGCGGTCAATGGGCGACACCGGACTCGATCCCCATGGCGCTGCTGTACATGTTCATGCCAGCCCTGGCGGCCGTCCTGGTGAAGGGTCCGATTTGCAGGGAGCCCCTGTCCGAGCTGGGCGTTAGCCTCAGGCTCAACCGCTGGTATCTGGTCGCCTGGCTGCTGGCGCCTTTAGCAGCCTTCGCGGCCACGGGTGTGAGCCTGGCTTTCCCCGAGGTATCGTTCGTCACCGACCTGTCGGGCATCCACGAACGCATGGAGCGCGTCCTGAGCCCTGCCGCCTTGGCAGAAGGCCGGACGAGCAGCACGGATTTGCCCTTGCATCCGTTCTGGCTCGGGCTCATCCAGGGCCTGCTGGCCGGCCCCACCCTCAACGCCGTGGCTGGCTTCGGTGAAGAACTGGGCTGGCGGGGATTTCTGGATCGCGAGCTGAGCGACCTTGGATTCTGGCGCTCGTCGTGGCTGATAGGTGCGATCTGGGGGCTGTGGCACGCGCCGCTCATACTGTTCGGCCACAACTACCCCGAGCACCCAGAAGCCGGCGTCGTCATGATGGTCGTGTTCTGCCTGCTCTGGTCGCCGCTCTTCAGCTACGTTCGAAAGAAGGCCGCCAGCGTGGTAGCAGCCGCCGTCCTGCATGGCAGCATCAACGCGACCGCCGGCGTGGCGTTGATGCCTCTGCGCGGCGGCAGCGACCTCATCGTTGGCGCCACCGGGCTTGCCGGCCTCATCGTGCTCGCGGCACTCAATATCGGCCTGTACGCGCTCCTGAAACGGCAGCAGCACGGGCCACCACGACCCGCTCCCATCCTTCAGGGCCGCATCTAG
- a CDS encoding group 1 truncated hemoglobin yields MAHGELVAGTLYEQLGGETALRAIIGEFIDAVFDDPMIGFFFRSADKKRIKMLELQHASELLGGPHRYRGRPLDKAHAKHPIMGGHFDRRLQLLRETLERREAPIAVIETWIEHSRALRPLITGDPDSNCNAERALAKVGRSSES; encoded by the coding sequence ATGGCACATGGTGAGCTTGTGGCCGGCACCCTGTACGAGCAGCTGGGCGGTGAAACCGCGCTGCGAGCGATCATCGGCGAGTTCATCGATGCGGTGTTCGATGATCCGATGATCGGATTCTTCTTCCGTTCCGCCGACAAGAAGCGCATCAAGATGCTCGAGCTGCAGCACGCTTCGGAGCTGCTCGGCGGCCCCCACCGCTACCGCGGCCGTCCGCTCGACAAGGCGCACGCCAAGCACCCAATTATGGGCGGACACTTCGACCGGCGCTTGCAGCTCTTGCGTGAAACCCTGGAGCGTCGCGAGGCCCCGATCGCGGTGATCGAAACCTGGATCGAGCATTCCCGAGCCTTGAGACCCCTCATCACGGGTGATCCCGACAGCAACTGCAACGCGGAACGGGCGCTGGCCAAGGTTGGCCGCAGCAGCGAGAGCTGA
- the glk gene encoding glucokinase codes for MPVGPRQRPAEMKPPARRAGQSVLAGDVGGTKTVLALYAPDAAGSPCTLRRRRFTSLDYQGLAAMVDDFLEAGDDVAAAAFGLAGPVRDERCHTTNLAWVIDAAEVARETGIPRVSLLNDFCAAALGIGSLGTDDVAILQQGEVDDAGPVAILGAGTGLGEALLVRTSAGPHAVASQGGHVDFAPRNELEMRLLAFLLKRYATVSVERVVSGLGLENIYEFLVTEGLAEANPEIEAAIQQGDAGSVIGSEALRGGDRACVQAVDLFVSLYGAEAGNLALKALASGGVYLAGGIAPKLLDKLRQGPFLESFLAKGRMRPVLERFPVIVVLNQDVGLLGARARALGLPGTP; via the coding sequence ATGCCCGTAGGGCCCAGGCAGCGGCCTGCCGAGATGAAGCCTCCCGCCCGCAGGGCAGGCCAGTCCGTGCTGGCCGGCGACGTAGGCGGCACCAAGACCGTCCTTGCGCTGTACGCGCCGGATGCTGCAGGTTCGCCATGCACGCTGCGTCGCAGACGCTTCACGAGCCTCGACTACCAGGGCCTGGCAGCCATGGTGGACGATTTCCTGGAAGCAGGCGACGACGTGGCCGCGGCGGCCTTTGGCCTTGCAGGACCCGTGCGGGACGAGCGCTGCCACACCACGAACCTGGCCTGGGTGATCGACGCAGCCGAGGTCGCCCGCGAAACGGGTATCCCGAGGGTGAGCTTGCTCAACGATTTTTGTGCAGCGGCGCTGGGAATCGGGAGCCTCGGCACCGACGACGTAGCGATCCTGCAGCAAGGCGAGGTGGATGACGCTGGGCCCGTGGCGATTCTGGGCGCGGGCACGGGTCTCGGAGAGGCTCTGTTGGTTCGCACCTCGGCAGGGCCGCATGCGGTGGCGAGTCAGGGGGGCCATGTCGACTTCGCGCCCCGCAACGAGCTCGAGATGCGACTGCTGGCGTTCTTGCTCAAGCGCTACGCCACCGTGTCGGTCGAGCGCGTGGTATCCGGGCTCGGGCTCGAGAACATCTACGAATTCCTGGTCACGGAGGGCTTGGCCGAGGCGAACCCCGAGATCGAGGCCGCTATCCAGCAGGGCGACGCCGGATCGGTAATCGGGAGCGAGGCCCTGCGAGGAGGGGATCGGGCGTGCGTGCAGGCGGTCGACTTGTTCGTGTCGCTTTACGGTGCCGAGGCCGGCAACCTCGCGCTCAAGGCGCTGGCAAGCGGCGGGGTGTACCTGGCGGGCGGCATCGCGCCCAAGCTGCTGGACAAGCTCAGGCAAGGCCCTTTCCTCGAGAGCTTCCTCGCCAAGGGCAGGATGAGGCCGGTGCTCGAGCGCTTTCCCGTGATCGTGGTGCTCAACCAGGACGTGGGGTTGCTCGGAGCGCGCGCGCGGGCGTTGGGGTTGCCCGGCACCCCCTGA
- the speA gene encoding biosynthetic arginine decarboxylase, with the protein MPAFPSRKEDPLKHWGIADAMETYGISRWGCDYFSINQAGNLLVTPGGEGKGAIDLKGLVDEIRRRGIQLPLLLRFSDILRARVQLLNETFARAIRDCEYRGSYYGVYPIKVNQARRVVEEISDYGRPYHYGMEAGSKPELLAIMAMNRDPDALLICNGYKDDEYIETALLASRLGSMVVLVAEKPGELERIHSVAKRLGVRPTLGIRARLSARGAGRWEQSAGDRSKFGLSAAEILEAVAALRGRGELDCLKLLHFHLGSQVSAIRSFKDALGEAARLYVELYKLGCCSLHYLDVGGGLGVDYDGSQTNFASSMNYTVQEYANDVVFATQQACDAAAVPHPNLVSESGRAVAAHHSVLVVDVLGVSEAASITLPEAPDVDAVPLARHLHDTYESVNRKNLLESYHDAIEYKEQALQLFTLGHLSLPARVQCDQLFWALIHRIHAIARTLPAMPEELSGLERALSDTYFLNFSSFQSLPDSWAVGQLFPIVPIHRLSEEPRRRGVLADITCDSDGKIDSFIDSRDVKHVLELHPKQPGQGYYLGIFLVGAYQEILGDMHNLFGDTNIVHVSLGPDNSYAIEEVVVGDTINDVLSYVNYRPEELLKRLRQNIEAALRENRMTLEESRQLMERYRAGLAGYTYLEAE; encoded by the coding sequence ATGCCCGCATTCCCGTCACGCAAGGAAGACCCCCTCAAGCACTGGGGAATCGCTGACGCCATGGAGACCTATGGCATTAGCCGTTGGGGCTGCGACTACTTCTCGATCAACCAGGCGGGCAACCTGCTTGTTACCCCAGGGGGTGAGGGCAAAGGCGCCATCGATCTCAAGGGCCTGGTCGACGAGATTCGCCGGCGCGGGATTCAACTTCCGCTATTGTTGCGCTTCTCCGACATTCTGCGCGCTCGGGTGCAGCTGCTCAACGAGACCTTTGCCCGCGCGATTCGCGACTGCGAATACCGGGGCAGCTACTACGGCGTATACCCCATCAAGGTGAATCAGGCGCGCCGCGTGGTCGAGGAGATCAGCGACTACGGCCGCCCCTACCACTACGGCATGGAGGCCGGTTCCAAGCCGGAGCTTCTGGCCATCATGGCCATGAATCGGGATCCGGACGCGTTGTTGATCTGCAACGGCTATAAGGACGACGAGTACATCGAAACCGCGCTGCTGGCTTCAAGACTGGGCAGCATGGTGGTGCTGGTTGCGGAGAAACCGGGCGAGCTCGAGCGGATTCACAGCGTGGCAAAGCGGCTCGGCGTACGGCCCACACTTGGCATACGAGCACGCCTGAGCGCCCGTGGTGCAGGCCGCTGGGAGCAGTCTGCGGGCGACCGCTCCAAATTCGGGCTCTCGGCTGCGGAGATCCTGGAAGCGGTGGCCGCGCTACGCGGGCGCGGCGAGCTCGACTGCCTCAAGCTGCTGCACTTCCACCTTGGATCGCAGGTGAGCGCGATCCGTTCTTTCAAGGACGCGCTCGGCGAGGCGGCCAGGCTGTATGTAGAGCTGTACAAGCTCGGCTGTTGCTCCCTGCACTACCTGGACGTTGGCGGCGGCCTCGGCGTGGACTACGACGGCTCGCAGACCAACTTCGCGTCTTCCATGAACTACACCGTGCAGGAGTACGCCAACGATGTGGTCTTCGCGACGCAGCAGGCGTGCGACGCAGCAGCGGTGCCCCATCCAAACCTGGTCAGCGAGTCGGGCCGCGCCGTGGCTGCACATCACTCGGTGCTGGTGGTCGACGTATTGGGCGTGAGCGAGGCGGCATCGATTACGCTACCCGAGGCGCCTGATGTGGACGCGGTGCCGCTCGCGCGCCATCTCCATGACACCTACGAATCGGTCAATCGCAAGAACCTGCTCGAAAGCTACCACGACGCCATCGAATACAAGGAGCAAGCGCTTCAGCTGTTCACGCTGGGCCATCTGTCGCTGCCCGCGCGCGTCCAGTGCGATCAGCTGTTTTGGGCCTTGATCCACCGTATCCATGCCATTGCCCGCACCCTGCCTGCGATGCCGGAGGAGCTCAGCGGTCTGGAGCGGGCCCTGAGCGACACCTATTTCCTGAACTTCTCGAGCTTTCAGTCGCTGCCCGATTCGTGGGCCGTAGGGCAGCTGTTTCCCATCGTGCCGATTCATCGCTTGAGCGAGGAGCCACGCCGGCGCGGCGTGCTGGCGGACATCACCTGCGATTCGGACGGCAAGATCGACAGCTTCATCGATTCGCGCGACGTCAAGCACGTCCTCGAGCTGCACCCCAAGCAGCCCGGCCAAGGCTACTACCTGGGCATCTTCTTGGTAGGCGCATACCAGGAGATTCTCGGGGACATGCACAATCTGTTCGGGGACACCAACATCGTTCACGTGTCCCTCGGTCCGGACAACAGCTATGCGATAGAGGAAGTCGTGGTGGGCGACACCATCAACGACGTGCTCAGCTACGTGAACTATCGACCGGAGGAGCTGCTCAAGCGACTGCGCCAGAACATCGAGGCGGCCCTGCGCGAAAACCGGATGACGCTGGAGGAATCCCGCCAGCTCATGGAGCGCTATCGTGCTGGGCTGGCGGGCTACACGTATCTGGAGGCAGAGTAG
- a CDS encoding SAM-dependent chlorinase/fluorinase yields MAPIVTLTTDFGTRDAYLAQMKGVLLTEGPHDLRVVDLSHEISTHDTKEAALFVRAAIPRFPEGTIHVVIVDPGVGGVRRPIVACVRGQLLVGPDNATFGYLLDGSEQVYEIQPARLERAHISSTFHGRDIFAPAAARLAAGATPESLGARVEHYKRLVFPLVQVRNRELLGTVIHIDRFGNLISNISEGTLRGFLQGVSPERVVVYVGGHRVQGLSTHYEQTHAGELLALVGSDDLFEVAARNKSAATKLNVSVGQSVRVVTETHTHAG; encoded by the coding sequence ATGGCTCCGATCGTCACTCTGACCACCGATTTTGGCACCCGCGACGCGTATCTTGCGCAGATGAAGGGCGTGCTTCTGACCGAGGGTCCGCACGACCTGCGCGTGGTGGACTTGTCGCACGAGATCAGCACGCACGACACCAAGGAGGCCGCGCTGTTCGTCCGTGCAGCGATCCCCCGCTTTCCGGAGGGCACGATTCACGTGGTGATCGTGGATCCAGGCGTCGGTGGAGTGCGGCGCCCGATCGTAGCCTGTGTGCGCGGACAGCTGCTGGTAGGGCCGGACAACGCCACCTTTGGCTATCTGCTCGACGGGAGCGAGCAGGTGTACGAGATTCAGCCGGCGCGGCTCGAGCGTGCGCACATCAGCTCCACGTTCCATGGTCGCGATATCTTCGCGCCGGCAGCAGCCCGACTTGCTGCAGGCGCGACCCCCGAATCGCTGGGAGCACGCGTGGAGCACTACAAGAGGTTGGTTTTCCCTCTCGTGCAAGTCCGCAACCGCGAGCTGCTCGGAACGGTCATCCACATCGACCGCTTCGGCAACCTGATCTCGAACATCTCGGAGGGCACGCTGCGCGGGTTCCTGCAAGGAGTCAGCCCGGAGCGCGTGGTCGTGTACGTGGGAGGACACCGGGTGCAGGGGCTCAGTACCCACTACGAGCAGACGCACGCTGGAGAGCTGCTCGCCCTCGTGGGCTCCGACGACCTCTTCGAGGTTGCCGCCCGAAACAAGAGCGCCGCCACCAAGCTCAACGTCTCGGTCGGCCAATCGGTGCGCGTGGTAACCGAAACACACACCCACGCGGGTTAG
- the hisD gene encoding histidinol dehydrogenase: MSAGVFGPLATREPGSARQLDVDPDTWETAHGIVKAVRQGGEPSLRDHAERLDQLEAGASLVWTREDMRKAYESLRSEDRDLLQTTADRIRGFALAQRATLTNLDVAVPGGRAGQRVIPMQAAGCYAPGGRFPLPSSVLMTVIPARAAGVQTVWVASPNPQAVTAAAAHVAKADGLLAAGGAQAIAAMAYGIGPCPRCDIVVGPGNRYVTAAKQIVSASVAIDMLAGPSELVVVADDSAAPEIVAADLLAQAEHDPDAWPVLITTSPALVEHVVRELETQLATLPTADNARAALKNGGYVLASGHDEALALCDELAAEHVELLVREPQLAAERLSRYGGLFVGAGSAEVFGDYGVGPNHVLPTGGTGRFKGGLSVLDFLSVRTWLDLSEPASIAADTARLARLEGLEAHARSAEARGGASG, from the coding sequence ATGAGCGCTGGGGTGTTCGGACCGCTTGCAACACGTGAGCCAGGCAGTGCGCGACAGCTCGACGTTGATCCGGACACTTGGGAAACCGCGCACGGCATAGTCAAGGCAGTACGGCAAGGTGGCGAGCCGAGCCTGCGTGACCACGCCGAGCGGCTGGACCAGCTGGAGGCAGGCGCGAGCCTGGTCTGGACACGCGAGGACATGCGAAAGGCCTACGAGAGCCTTCGCAGCGAGGATCGCGACCTGCTGCAAACCACAGCCGATCGCATTCGGGGCTTTGCGCTGGCTCAACGCGCGACCCTGACCAACCTCGACGTAGCGGTCCCAGGGGGGCGCGCGGGACAGCGCGTGATCCCCATGCAGGCGGCTGGCTGCTACGCCCCCGGCGGGCGCTTTCCCCTTCCGTCTTCGGTCCTCATGACGGTCATCCCTGCACGAGCCGCCGGCGTTCAGACCGTATGGGTCGCTTCGCCGAACCCACAGGCCGTGACGGCGGCGGCAGCGCACGTGGCGAAGGCCGACGGCCTGCTCGCAGCGGGAGGGGCTCAGGCGATCGCCGCCATGGCCTACGGCATCGGCCCGTGCCCGCGTTGCGATATCGTGGTCGGGCCGGGCAATCGCTACGTCACGGCGGCCAAGCAGATCGTGTCGGCGAGCGTGGCGATCGACATGCTGGCCGGCCCCTCCGAGCTTGTGGTCGTGGCCGACGACAGCGCAGCGCCCGAGATCGTTGCCGCCGATCTGCTGGCTCAAGCCGAGCACGACCCCGACGCCTGGCCCGTGCTCATCACGACATCACCCGCGCTGGTGGAGCACGTGGTACGCGAGCTCGAAACGCAGCTAGCGACCCTTCCAACGGCCGACAACGCCCGCGCCGCCCTGAAAAACGGCGGCTACGTGCTGGCCAGCGGACACGATGAAGCGCTCGCACTGTGCGATGAGCTTGCGGCCGAGCACGTGGAGCTGCTCGTTCGTGAGCCCCAGCTGGCTGCCGAGCGCCTGAGTCGCTACGGCGGCCTGTTCGTAGGCGCGGGCAGCGCAGAGGTCTTCGGCGACTACGGGGTTGGTCCGAACCACGTGCTGCCCACAGGCGGCACCGGACGCTTCAAGGGCGGCCTCTCGGTGCTCGATTTCCTCAGCGTGCGCACATGGCTCGACCTCAGCGAGCCCGCGTCGATCGCCGCGGACACCGCCCGGCTGGCACGACTCGAAGGCCTCGAGGCCCACGCCCGATCCGCGGAGGCGCGCGGAGGCGCATCGGGGTGA
- the hisE gene encoding phosphoribosyl-ATP diphosphatase, which produces MIIPSIDLLENTVVQLVGGEKKQLDAGDPRPLARDFGRVGEVAVVDLDAAMDQGNNTGLIRELLPLARCRVGGGIRSVDTALGWLDRGATKVVLGTAARPELLEQLPRERVIAAVDARDGEVVVHGWRTRTGVDLADAIQTLRPFVGGFLVTLVEREGRLTGVDFEHAARLRELCGTAELTLAGGVTSAQEVARLDSMGIDAQVGMALYTGRLTLADSLAAMMQSDRPDGLWPTIVADEHGVALGLVYSDAQSLAQTLASGRGVYRSRSRGLWRKGATSGAEQELLRVDLDCDRDCLRYSVRQLGTGFCHKETRSCFGTQDPGLGALARRIKARHTAAPPGSYTRRLLGDPALLRSKLLEEAGELAGATGHAGVAHEAADLIYFALVAAESRGVDLEAIERELDARALRVRRRPGHAKTGLEEKGRPA; this is translated from the coding sequence ATGATCATCCCCTCCATCGACCTGCTCGAAAACACCGTGGTACAGCTGGTCGGAGGCGAGAAGAAGCAGCTTGATGCGGGCGACCCTCGTCCGCTCGCGCGGGATTTCGGCCGGGTCGGTGAGGTCGCGGTGGTGGACCTCGATGCTGCGATGGATCAGGGCAACAACACCGGCCTGATTCGAGAGCTGCTGCCGCTGGCTCGTTGCCGCGTCGGCGGCGGCATTCGTAGCGTGGACACTGCCCTCGGCTGGCTCGATCGTGGAGCCACCAAGGTGGTCTTGGGAACCGCGGCCCGACCGGAGCTGCTCGAGCAGCTGCCTCGAGAACGTGTGATCGCCGCGGTCGACGCACGGGACGGTGAAGTGGTCGTGCACGGCTGGCGCACCCGAACCGGGGTCGACCTGGCCGATGCGATCCAAACCCTGCGCCCGTTCGTGGGTGGCTTCCTCGTCACGCTCGTCGAACGCGAAGGACGCTTGACCGGCGTCGACTTCGAGCACGCGGCGCGCCTGCGCGAGCTATGCGGCACGGCCGAGCTCACGCTGGCCGGGGGAGTGACGAGCGCGCAGGAGGTGGCGCGTTTGGACTCGATGGGCATCGACGCGCAGGTGGGCATGGCGCTGTACACGGGCCGCTTGACGCTGGCGGATAGCTTAGCTGCCATGATGCAGTCCGACCGCCCGGACGGCCTGTGGCCCACGATCGTCGCAGACGAGCACGGCGTGGCGCTGGGTCTGGTCTACTCCGATGCACAGAGCCTGGCACAGACGCTTGCCAGCGGTCGCGGCGTGTACCGTTCCCGCTCGCGTGGCCTGTGGCGCAAGGGAGCTACGTCGGGCGCCGAGCAGGAGCTGCTGCGCGTGGACCTCGACTGCGACCGGGACTGCCTGCGCTACAGCGTGCGGCAGCTCGGGACTGGCTTCTGCCACAAGGAAACGCGCAGCTGCTTCGGCACCCAGGATCCCGGGCTCGGCGCGCTCGCACGCCGCATCAAGGCCCGGCACACGGCAGCGCCTCCCGGCTCCTACACGCGCAGGCTGCTGGGCGATCCCGCCCTCTTGCGCTCGAAGCTGCTCGAGGAGGCGGGGGAGCTCGCCGGCGCTACCGGCCATGCCGGAGTCGCGCACGAGGCGGCCGATCTGATCTACTTCGCGCTGGTCGCCGCCGAGAGCCGCGGGGTGGACCTCGAAGCGATCGAGCGCGAGCTGGACGCCCGCGCGCTGCGCGTGCGCCGCCGCCCAGGGCATGCCAAGACAGGACTCGAGGAGAAAGGCAGGCCCGCATGA
- the hisF gene encoding imidazole glycerol phosphate synthase subunit HisF, which translates to MLSARILPCLDVRADRVVKGVSFQSLRDAGSPTELASEYERQSADELVMLDVSATPDERRTALHTVEAIRDRLGIPLTVGGGVRSVADANNLLEAGADKVSVNTAAVADPPLVDELARRFGSQCTVVAVDAARTQSGRFQAVVRSGSERVALDVVDWAREVAERGAGEILLTSWDRDGTRQGYDCALLRAVSAAVAIPVIASGGASHAEHLLQAFRAGASAALAASIFHYKDTTVGAVKEYLAAHGIEVRR; encoded by the coding sequence GTGCTGAGCGCGAGAATCCTACCTTGTCTCGATGTACGGGCGGACCGCGTGGTCAAGGGGGTGTCCTTCCAATCCCTGCGCGACGCCGGATCGCCCACCGAGCTTGCCAGCGAATACGAACGGCAGAGCGCGGACGAGCTCGTGATGCTCGACGTGTCCGCCACGCCCGACGAGCGCCGCACCGCGCTGCACACGGTCGAAGCCATTCGAGACCGGCTCGGCATCCCGCTCACCGTGGGCGGCGGTGTGCGCAGCGTAGCGGACGCCAACAACTTGCTCGAGGCCGGCGCCGACAAGGTCAGCGTCAACACTGCGGCGGTGGCGGACCCTCCCCTGGTCGACGAGCTGGCGCGGCGCTTCGGCAGTCAGTGCACGGTGGTGGCGGTGGACGCTGCACGCACGCAATCGGGCAGGTTCCAGGCCGTGGTCCGCTCGGGCTCCGAGCGGGTGGCGCTCGACGTCGTGGACTGGGCTCGCGAGGTGGCCGAGCGAGGCGCGGGAGAGATCCTGCTCACCTCGTGGGACCGGGATGGAACCCGCCAGGGTTATGACTGCGCGCTGTTGCGGGCCGTGAGCGCCGCGGTGGCGATACCCGTGATCGCATCGGGCGGCGCGAGCCATGCAGAGCACTTGTTGCAGGCGTTTCGGGCAGGCGCGTCGGCCGCGCTGGCCGCATCCATCTTTCACTACAAAGACACGACCGTAGGCGCCGTCAAGGAGTACCTGGCGGCGCACGGAATCGAGGTGCGACGATGA
- the hisH gene encoding imidazole glycerol phosphate synthase subunit HisH translates to MASEVLIVATGVANLASVRAALRRLDIRSRTSASPEGIRAAERLVLPGVGAFGSAMAQLDERGLTEALIERLRERRPTLAICLGMQLLCNTSEESPEARGLGVLDGGVTRFPAGVRCPQFGWNRVEAPAGARYLRSGYAYFANSYCLRSAPEGWRAAQTDHGGPFVSAVESGDVVACQFHPELSARYGAELLARWCLQRSSQGAGSC, encoded by the coding sequence GTGGCGTCCGAGGTCCTGATCGTAGCAACCGGGGTCGCCAACCTGGCCTCGGTTCGGGCTGCTTTGAGACGGCTCGACATCCGCTCCCGTACGAGTGCGAGTCCCGAGGGGATCCGCGCTGCGGAGCGGCTGGTCCTGCCGGGCGTTGGTGCCTTCGGAAGCGCGATGGCTCAGCTCGACGAGCGAGGCCTCACCGAAGCACTGATCGAGCGCCTTCGAGAGCGCCGGCCGACGCTCGCCATCTGCCTCGGAATGCAGCTGCTATGCAACACGTCGGAGGAAAGCCCCGAAGCCCGCGGGCTCGGAGTGCTGGATGGCGGCGTCACGCGCTTTCCCGCCGGCGTGCGCTGTCCGCAGTTCGGATGGAATCGTGTCGAGGCACCCGCGGGCGCCCGCTATCTACGCTCGGGATACGCCTATTTTGCCAATTCCTACTGCCTGCGAAGCGCCCCCGAGGGCTGGCGTGCGGCACAAACGGACCACGGTGGCCCCTTCGTGTCGGCTGTCGAGAGCGGAGACGTGGTGGCCTGTCAGTTTCACCCCGAGCTCTCGGCCCGGTACGGCGCCGAGCTGCTCGCACGCTGGTGCCTGCAGCGCTCGAGCCAAGGAGCGGGCTCGTGCTGA